In Silurus meridionalis isolate SWU-2019-XX chromosome 29, ASM1480568v1, whole genome shotgun sequence, one DNA window encodes the following:
- the fndc5b gene encoding LOW QUALITY PROTEIN: fibronectin type III domain-containing protein 5 (The sequence of the model RefSeq protein was modified relative to this genomic sequence to represent the inferred CDS: inserted 1 base in 1 codon), with translation MGGKSSSAAAAAFLPPPPPPPPLLLLLLLACMLASPVRADSLSAPLNVTIKTLEGNAAVVTWDILEGDPVIGFAITQQKKDVRMMRFIQEVNTTTRSCALWDXEADTEYIVHVQSISMSGTSPPSDPVLFRTPKESEKMASKSPDEVTMKEVGQAAQLRAGELIIIVVVLIMWAGVIALFCRQYDIIKDNEPNNNKDKAKNSSECSTPEHPTGGLLRSKV, from the exons ATGGGAGGAAAAAGCTCctcagctgctgctgctgcgttCCTGCCGCCACCACCGCCACCGCcgccgctgctgctgctgctgctgctcgcCTGCATGCTGGCGTCTCCGGTCCGCGCCG ACAGCCTATCCGCCCCACTGAATGTGACCATCAAGACCTTAGAGGGCAATGCGGCTGTGGTCACATGGGACATCCTCGAGGGAGATCCGGTCATCGGGTTTGCCATCACACAGCAG AAGAAGGATGTGCGCATGATGCGCTTCATCCAAGAAGTCAACACTACCACTCGCTCCTGTGCATTATGGG TTGAGGCTGATACAGAGTATATTGTCCACGTGCAGTCCATCAGCATGAGTGGCACGAGTCCACCTAGTGACCCCGTCCTCTTCCGCACACCAAAGGAGTCTGAGAAAATGGCTTCCAAAAGTCCTG ATGAGGTGACAATGAAGGAGGTTGGCCAGGCTGCCCAGTTGAGGGCTGGAGAGCTGATCATCATAGTAGTGGTCCTGATCATGTGGGCAG GCGTAATAGCGCTCTTCTGCCGTCAGTATGACATCATTAAAGACAACGAGCCCAACAACAACAAGGACAAAGCCAAGAACTCGTCGGAGTGCAGCACCCCCGAGCATCCTACAGGGGGCCTGCTGCGCAGCAAGGTCTAA